A stretch of the Methanofervidicoccus abyssi genome encodes the following:
- the dapA gene encoding 4-hydroxy-tetrahydrodipicolinate synthase → MEGVFPAIITPFKNNSVDYEGLKKNIDFLIENGVNGIVTVGTTGESPTLSYEEHNKVIEKTVEFVDGRVKVIAGTGSNSTREAIELSKFARDVGADALLLVAPYYNKPTQEGLKRHFVKVAETVDLPIVLYNIPSRTGVNIAPETVKFLYEECSNIVAIKEANPNLSHVSEIISICNIDVLSGNDELTLPIIALGGKGVISVLSNILPKEFVDMVNYALKGDFSRAREIHYKLYNIMKLMAVETNPIPIKTAMNMLGMPAGELRLPLCEMSQENRLKLKKALEDIGLLKS, encoded by the coding sequence ATGGAAGGGGTATTTCCTGCAATAATAACCCCATTTAAAAACAACTCTGTGGATTACGAAGGATTGAAAAAAAATATAGACTTTCTAATAGAAAACGGTGTCAACGGTATTGTAACAGTAGGTACTACAGGTGAATCTCCAACTCTCTCTTACGAAGAACATAACAAAGTTATTGAGAAGACTGTCGAATTTGTAGATGGAAGAGTAAAAGTTATTGCAGGTACAGGCTCAAACTCCACAAGGGAAGCCATAGAACTCTCCAAATTTGCCAGAGATGTTGGGGCAGATGCCCTACTCTTAGTAGCACCCTATTACAACAAACCTACCCAGGAAGGTCTAAAGAGACACTTTGTAAAAGTTGCAGAAACTGTAGATCTCCCTATAGTTCTCTACAACATACCTTCGAGGACGGGAGTGAATATTGCACCTGAGACTGTGAAGTTTCTTTATGAGGAGTGTAGTAATATAGTTGCTATAAAGGAGGCAAATCCTAACCTCTCCCATGTATCGGAAATTATAAGTATCTGTAATATAGACGTGCTATCTGGAAACGACGAATTAACCCTCCCAATAATAGCGTTAGGAGGAAAGGGAGTAATAAGCGTCCTCTCGAATATCTTACCAAAGGAGTTTGTAGATATGGTTAATTATGCCCTAAAGGGCGACTTCTCTAGAGCCAGGGAGATACACTATAAACTCTACAATATTATGAAACTTATGGCTGTGGAGACTAATCCGATACCTATAAAAACTGCTATGAATATGTTAGGTATGCCTGCAGGTGAGTTACGACTGCCATTATGTGAAATGTCTCAGGAAAACAGATTGAAGTTGAAAAAGGCTCTTGAAGATATAGGACTACTAAAAAGTTAG
- the gatC gene encoding Asp-tRNA(Asn) amidotransferase subunit GatC — translation MVDREKVEKEAEEIVRRFSEVLERYSFEEVEEYYILECKNVLRMDAEPSVDPSFREDVLKIAPKTRDGYIVVEKSKWE, via the coding sequence ATGGTAGATAGGGAGAAGGTGGAGAAGGAGGCAGAAGAGATCGTAAGGAGGTTTTCCGAAGTTCTTGAGAGGTACAGTTTCGAGGAAGTGGAAGAGTACTACATACTTGAGTGTAAAAACGTCCTGAGGATGGATGCTGAACCCTCAGTAGATCCATCTTTCAGAGAAGATGTTCTCAAGATAGCCCCAAAAACAAGAGATGGTTACATCGTCGTTGAGAAGAGCAAGTGGGAATAA
- a CDS encoding selenouridine synthase SelU-like subunit, with amino-acid sequence MEEEILARLITFRRNVVLAIVLNTGRKMITDGSKILAGKLSGDLASFILRSSKEFLEGEGFGVKKYGEYSIYFERIDIKNFLENIGGELVEDVITLDEFMRMDKRDVIVIDIRSPREYKRCTIPNAINIPLFLDEEYETIGKIYKKEGKEKAIDLALDIVEKNLKRIFGEIKKLDRNKTIVIFCARGGLRSQIMATILKLAGYKVRRLIGGFKGYKLETN; translated from the coding sequence ATGGAAGAGGAGATCTTAGCAAGACTGATAACCTTCAGGAGGAATGTAGTTTTAGCCATAGTGCTAAACACAGGGAGAAAGATGATAACAGACGGTAGTAAAATACTTGCTGGAAAATTAAGTGGAGATTTGGCATCCTTCATACTGAGATCTTCTAAGGAGTTTCTTGAAGGCGAAGGTTTCGGTGTAAAGAAATATGGGGAATACAGCATCTACTTCGAGAGAATAGATATAAAAAATTTCTTGGAGAATATAGGTGGCGAATTGGTAGAGGATGTTATTACCTTAGATGAGTTTATGAGAATGGATAAGAGGGATGTAATAGTAATAGATATTAGAAGTCCTAGAGAGTATAAAAGATGTACTATACCTAACGCTATAAATATACCCCTTTTCTTAGATGAAGAATATGAAACCATAGGGAAAATCTACAAAAAAGAGGGAAAAGAGAAGGCCATAGATCTGGCACTTGACATCGTAGAGAAAAATCTAAAGAGAATATTTGGGGAGATAAAAAAGTTAGATAGAAATAAAACTATTGTAATCTTCTGTGCAAGGGGTGGGTTAAGAAGTCAGATAATGGCCACAATCCTTAAGTTAGCTGGTTACAAGGTTAGGAGACTTATTGGAGGATTTAAGGGATATAAGTTAGAGACCAATTAA
- a CDS encoding selenouridine synthase SelU-like subunit, with translation MVVIFGLFGKTGCGKTEILQKLERNHPVINIESIARTRGSILGDLYHLNMASQEEFDREIYEKIKEGQKAGYFIVEYEGRKIGGIKKLKIPELLADVKNYTYKILIDCPYKYQIEKLVSWYKPKNEEEKKLLLERIFILRRSFKNPDIIKKIDKIMEKIKDDRYYEAAELIEKELYRSHYIRSIKKIEPDLVVYNRDVEESVKKIEEFIEEKLRYHGISWKRRS, from the coding sequence ATGGTAGTTATTTTTGGATTGTTTGGAAAAACTGGCTGTGGAAAAACCGAGATACTTCAAAAGTTGGAGAGAAACCACCCTGTAATAAATATAGAAAGTATAGCTAGAACAAGAGGTAGTATTCTGGGAGATCTCTACCATCTAAATATGGCAAGTCAGGAGGAGTTTGACAGGGAGATCTATGAGAAGATCAAAGAGGGTCAGAAGGCAGGATACTTTATTGTAGAGTACGAAGGTAGGAAGATAGGAGGGATAAAGAAGTTGAAAATACCTGAATTACTGGCAGATGTTAAAAACTACACATACAAGATCCTTATAGACTGTCCATATAAGTATCAGATAGAAAAGTTAGTATCCTGGTATAAACCTAAGAACGAAGAAGAGAAAAAACTTCTACTGGAGAGGATCTTTATATTGAGAAGAAGTTTCAAAAACCCAGATATTATAAAGAAGATAGATAAAATAATGGAGAAAATTAAGGATGATAGGTATTACGAGGCTGCAGAGTTAATTGAAAAAGAGTTGTATAGATCTCACTATATAAGAAGTATCAAGAAGATAGAGCCAGATCTGGTAGTATATAACAGAGATGTAGAGGAGTCTGTAAAAAAGATAGAGGAATTTATAGAAGAAAAGTTAAGGTATCATGGGATATCATGGAAGAGGAGATCTTAG